In Mycolicibacterium aubagnense, the DNA window CCGGGAGTTCAGGAACAGCACCGCGGGCACGTTGTTGCGCTGCAAGGTGTCGAGCAAAGCGTCGTCGACGCCGCCGCGGCAGGCGTCGAAGGTCAGGGCAATCTGGCGCCCGCTCGCCGGGATCGTGGTGACGATCCCGGGCAACGCCATCCCCCACTGGGTCGGCACTCCGCGCGCATATTGGCCCGCGACGGCCGCCGGATCCAGCGCGGCAGACACCCGGGATGCCAACGCCAGCGAACCCGCAGCAGCGGCCCCAGCAGCCAGGAAAGCGCGTCTGGTTATCACGGCCCCGGACGCTAGGCCGCGACTCTGAACAATGAGTGTCCGGAGCCTGTGAGTTTGTCGCCAGGCTGCGGAACTTCGAGTGCCCGCCCTATCCTGGGCCTCGAGAAGCCGCCGGTGCTCGCCCGGTCACAGGAGCTGACCATGTCTTTAGTTGTACCGCCCTATCCTCCGGTCCGCTACACCGCCGACAAGCCGGAGGTCAGCGCAACCCTGCGGCGCGGCGACGAGTCGGCCGACTACGACTCGCATGGGCTGGTCCAGTACCACTACCTCGCGAACCAGACGAAGACCGCAGGCGACTACGGCCTGTACCGCGTCGACATCGCACCACACGGCGGCGGCCCCGGCCCACATTTCCACCGCGCCATGTCCGAGGCCTTCTTCGTGTTGTCCGGCACCATGACGCTGTACGACGGCACCGACTGGGTACAGGCCGGCGCCAACGACTTCCTCTACGTCCCGCCCGGTGGCGTCCACGGTTTCCGCAATGGTTCTGATGCTGTTCGCGCCGGGGGCTCCGCGGGAGGCGTACTTCGAAGGGTTCGGTCAGCTTGCCGACATGACCGACGACGAACGCCGCGAGTGGTTCATCAGGCACGACAACTTCTTCGTCGAGTAAAACCGCCGGTCCGCTACCGCGCATGCTCGCGTGCGCGGCGGTTTCCCGCACCGAAGCTGTGCACATTGAGTCATTTGTCTCTACCGGCCAGTAACACAAACATCCCATGATGTGCGTTGCCGTCAATTTGTGCTCGATCCGTGATCGAACCGACGGATTAGTCAGGTACCCGCTGCGCCATGGACCGGCTGCAGCGAATGAGAGGAAACCATTTTGCACGCCGCCGTTCGAACGTCCGTCCTTTCCGGAGCCACACTGCTGACGGCGGGAGCCATCGCAGTCGCCCCGATGCAACCGCTGGCTCACGCGCCGTCGATCCCCTCGATCAGTCACGCAATGTCAACGGCCGCCGTCAACCTGACCAGCAGTCCGTTCGACCTGTACGGCCAGGTTCTGGGGACCGCTGCCGGCAACCTGCAGGCTGACGTCAAGTCCTACCTGGACATGGGGCTGTTCCCGATCCTGCGCCAGATTCTGACCAACCAGGTCGGCACCATGACCGGTCTGGTCGATGCGCTGGGCGACAGCGGGAGGGCCGTCTTCACCGCGCTGACCACGCAGGTGCCCGGCTACCTAGGGTCCGCCGTCGGCGACCTCGGCCAGGCCAACATCGAAGGCGCGCTGAACAACCTCCAGCTGGCGATCGTTCTCCCCATCTTCGCCGCGATCAACCCGATCGGGACCCTGCCGAAGGCCCTGGGCAACCTCATCTCGCAGCCGCTGCAGAGCGTGATCAACATCGCCAACGATCTGCCGAACATCATGCTCGCGCTCGGCGTCGGCCTCATCGGCCCGGTAGCCAGCACCATCGGCGCGATGGGCACGGCCACCCAGAATGTCATCAACGCGGTGCAGGCCGGCGACCTCGGCAAACTGGCGACCGCCGTCATCCAGGCGCCGGCCACCATCATCGACGGCCTGCTCAACGGTGGCTACGGGCCCAACCTCGGCGCTCTGCTGGGACTCGACATCCCCGGCTTCTCCATCTTCGGTGGCGGCTTGCTCGGCGGCGGCGCGACTGTGCCCGGTGGCACCACGATCGCCGGTACCGTGCAGGCGATCGTCGCCGTCGTGAGGTCGATCCTCACCGACATCACTCCCACCAAGCCGGCAGCAGCTGCGACCGCCGCGACGACGACCACCACCAAGGCCGTCTCCGATGCGGCTTCGGTGCCGTCCACCACAGCCGCGACGGTGACGCTGAGCACCGCCGCGACGACGAAGGCCGTGGCTGCGGACCCCACGAGCACCGACAAGGCCAAGACCGCCGGCTCGACGAGCGACGCCACCGGTTCGGCGACCGACGCCACCACGAAGGCCCCCAAGGCCACCGAAACCTCGACCGACACCAAGACCGGCACCTCGACGGGCTCGGGCACCGACACCAAGACCACGGGTTCTGTTGCGGGTTCGACCTCCGCCGCCGACGGCAAGACGGGCGACACCAAGACCGGTTCCAGCTCCAGCTCGTCCAGCTCCAGCTCGAGCTCGTCCAGCTCCGGCAGCGACAGCAGCGCGGGCTCGGGCTCGGGCTCGGGCAGCAACGGTGGCACCAAGACGACCACGTCCGGCCAGAAGGGCCATGAGGGCAAGTCGGGTTCGGGTTCCGGATCGGCTTCGGGTTCCGGATCGGCTTCGGGTTCCGGATCGGCTTCGGGTTCCGGATCGGCTTCGGCTTCGGGTTCGGGTTCCGGATCGGCTTCAGGTTCCGGATCGGCTTCAGGTTCGGACTCGGGAGCCAAGGGCAGCCCCTCCAAGGGCTCGCACTCGGGTTCCAAGAGCAAGTCGGAGTCGCACAGCGCGGCCTGACGCGTAAGACCAGTCGGCGGCGGCGGATTCTCCGTCGCCGCCGGCTTTCCATTGAGGACCGTCGGTTGGAACCGCCGGTCGTTCTCAGGTGAGCGCGGGAGGATCGATCGTCCAGCTCGCTGGGCGCGCCACGTCATGAATCTGATGACGGCTGGTGACGCCGAGCTTGGGGAACGAGCGATACAGATGGTTGGACACGGTCCGCACCGACAGATTCAAGATGGCGGCGATCTGCGGATTGGTGTACCCCTGGCTGACGAGGTAGACCACGTTGTGTTCCTGCGAGCTCAACGCGCCGGTCTGCACCGATGACGAACGCGGACGCACCCCGGCCGCCCGCAGTTCACGGGTGCACAGATCGACCCACGGTGCCGCGCCGAGGTCCTGCATGACGGTCAGCGCCGCGGCCAGCTGATACTGGCAGTCCCGGCGCCGACGGTGCCTGCGCAGCCATCCGGCATAGCTGATGCGCAGCCGCGCCCGCTCGAACGGCCAACGGCTACCGGCCGGATCGGACAGCGCCTCGAAATAGCGCGCACCCGCGGTATCGGGATTGAGTACGGCGTCCGCATGAGCGACCAGCTGAGCCAACCGCGGTGACACGGATCTGGGCAGGTGACCCAGAATCCGGGTCAGTTGTTCGCGCGCCTGATCGATTCGGCCCGTCAACACGGCGGCCTCGGCGTAATCCGCCAGCGCCAGATACGACGCGCATGGATGCAGCGGCAATCCGGATCCGTCGAACAGCTCCGACAATTCGGCGTAGGCGGTGGTGTTCTGGTTCTCGGCCAGCGCGATCGAACCCGCGACGTGGTGCATCCACGCCGCCAACACGGGCCGGTCCCGGAAATCGGCCAACTCGGCGGCCGACTTCAGGCGCTCACGGCCCGTGGCGGTGTGCCCGCGCCGGGCAGCCACCGTGGCCATCACCAGGTCTGCGATCCGGGCGACCACCGGCACGTCGGCGACCGCCGCCGAAGAGCTCATCGCGGTCGCCGACTCGACGGCCTCATCCCAGCGGCCCGAGTCGACGAAAGCCCAGGACAGCGCTGTTGAGGCCAAACCGCCGAAGCGCGGCGCGAGCACTCCGGTGTGTGCGTCGCGCAGGCAGCGCACCGCCAGGTCCGGTTCCCCGGCCAGCCAGGCCGACGCACCGACCGCGGTGAGCCCGACGGAGTCGCCGACCTGACCGGCCAGCCCGATGAGGTCCGGCAACTTCAGATGTGCCCGGTGCGGGTCGGTGGCGGTCAGGATCCAGAGGCGGTCGGCGCGCGCAGACGCCGAGGTGGGCGGCTCCGCGTCCTCCAGCTGCCTCAGCAGGCGTGCGACACCACACCGCCCCGCGGCGTCGTCGGCGATGAAAGTGACGGTCGCGGCGACCCGAAGCGACTCCCAGGCGACCGCGGGGGCGATGTCGACCGCCAGGCCGGCCGCCTTGAGCAACATGTCCAGAACCTGCTGGTTGTTGGCGTCCCAGCACCGTGCCGACCCCAACTCGGTGTGGGCGCGTACCTGAGATATGAGGTCGTCGACACCGTTCAGGGCACGCCGGCTCAGCTCCGCGGACCAGTTGGGATCACCGGCGTTGCGCGCCAGGGGCGCCGCCCGCACCAGGCGCCGGGCATGCTCGCCGATATCGCTGGTCAGCATCGCCGCACGGTGCATGACGGTCGCGGCCGCCAGATAGCCGTCCCGGCGCAGCACCTCGTCGCAGGTATCGGCCAACTGCGCGGCCAGCGCGTCATCGGGCGTGAGCGCGGCTTGCGCGCGATGCCACACCTGTCGGTGCGGTAGGGCCACCAGGGCCTCGGCCAGCTGAAGGTGCGCCGCCGAGCGCGCCGCCGACGGTGCCCGGTGATAGGCCGCCGACCGCATCAGCGGGTCCAGGAACCGCACCCTGCTCGATTCCACCCGGACGATCCCGGCGATCTCGGCCGGCGCGAGGGTCTGCGCATCGGCGAGCGCCGCGGGCATCAGGTGCCGCAGATCTTGTTCTGAGGCCGCCGCGAGCACGAGCAGCGCGGCTCGGGTCGTCGCGGGTAACCGCGCGAGGCGGCGACTGAAGATGCCGAGGCTGGGCGCGGGCAGCGCCAACGGTTCGGCGGCCGGCCCCGCCGTGAGGTCATCGGCCGCGGCCGTCTCGGCGAAGGCGATGACGGCCGCCGGGTTGCCCGCGGCCGCGGTCAGGACCTGCTCGCGTCGCAGTCCGCGCGGCACGTAGGACTGCCGCTCGAGCAGCTCGGCAGCATCGTCGCGCTCCAGTGGCCGCAATTCGATCTCGACAGAGCGGCCGTCACCGCTGAGCACTTTTGCGGCCGTGGACGGGATCGCCAGGACGACGGTCAACGACCGGCCTGCGCTGCGGCGGGCGGCGAACATCATCGCGGTGCGCGACGGTGCGTCGAGCCATTGCCCGTCGTCGATGCAGACCAGCACCGATTGCCGCTTCTCGACGGCGTCGAGAAGCCCGAGCAGGGCCATGGCGACCCGAACGGTGTGGAGTTGCTCCCCGCTCGGCGATTGCAGGGCGGCTTCGATGACGCGCTGGTACTGCTGGGCCTCACCACCCCAGCAGCCGAGCGCGTGGATGAGTTGGTGCACGCCGGCGAACGGGGTATTTGATTCGCCCGGGGTGCCGGCGATGGACAGCACCCGGAAACCAACCGACCGGGCATGGCGGCAGGCCACCTCGAGCAGTGCGGATTTGCCGGAC includes these proteins:
- a CDS encoding helix-turn-helix transcriptional regulator is translated as MVAEPFPQRSAPPLTPELVGRGEQLSKLMSAISDTPRGHTVVVSGAAGSGKSALLEVACRHARSVGFRVLSIAGTPGESNTPFAGVHQLIHALGCWGGEAQQYQRVIEAALQSPSGEQLHTVRVAMALLGLLDAVEKRQSVLVCIDDGQWLDAPSRTAMMFAARRSAGRSLTVVLAIPSTAAKVLSGDGRSVEIELRPLERDDAAELLERQSYVPRGLRREQVLTAAAGNPAAVIAFAETAAADDLTAGPAAEPLALPAPSLGIFSRRLARLPATTRAALLVLAAASEQDLRHLMPAALADAQTLAPAEIAGIVRVESSRVRFLDPLMRSAAYHRAPSAARSAAHLQLAEALVALPHRQVWHRAQAALTPDDALAAQLADTCDEVLRRDGYLAAATVMHRAAMLTSDIGEHARRLVRAAPLARNAGDPNWSAELSRRALNGVDDLISQVRAHTELGSARCWDANNQQVLDMLLKAAGLAVDIAPAVAWESLRVAATVTFIADDAAGRCGVARLLRQLEDAEPPTSASARADRLWILTATDPHRAHLKLPDLIGLAGQVGDSVGLTAVGASAWLAGEPDLAVRCLRDAHTGVLAPRFGGLASTALSWAFVDSGRWDEAVESATAMSSSAAVADVPVVARIADLVMATVAARRGHTATGRERLKSAAELADFRDRPVLAAWMHHVAGSIALAENQNTTAYAELSELFDGSGLPLHPCASYLALADYAEAAVLTGRIDQAREQLTRILGHLPRSVSPRLAQLVAHADAVLNPDTAGARYFEALSDPAGSRWPFERARLRISYAGWLRRHRRRRDCQYQLAAALTVMQDLGAAPWVDLCTRELRAAGVRPRSSSVQTGALSSQEHNVVYLVSQGYTNPQIAAILNLSVRTVSNHLYRSFPKLGVTSRHQIHDVARPASWTIDPPALT